In Paractinoplanes brasiliensis, the following proteins share a genomic window:
- a CDS encoding S8 family serine peptidase: MRTPLRRAAFGAMAAGVIAGGAAVGLPGSAPSTHAEALLPTTISPTRPVRVVSTTVDDEGRPSVTVRTATDRPAAARLLRQGRSAANAVGVEVDAPMSALAVPAGTDTYRGKQWNLDRIGAADAWETATGNGVTVAVLDTGVDAGHPDLAGQVLPGIDLVARTQGVSSDPHGHGTHVAGTIAALTGNGAGVAGVAPDAKILPVRVLDADGNGFMSTAAAGIVWATDNGADIISLSFGSATRTAAVSSALQYARDEGVLVVAAAGNSRLAGNPVTYPAADKDVLAVAATDAGSQVAGYSAQGTYVDVAAPGNDIVSTTTGGGYATMYGTSMAAAQVSAVAALVKSAEPTFGPDEIEAALEYAAVDRGARGKDRDFGWGIADAARAVEAAGLLAMEETPAPAPTPTPTRTVAKASVNIIGGGRFNVDYGRSTTATFTVNLKGRPWADQAVKVCTADPGPAFVCADTTTDGRGKVAVTRPATGPYQVMVAVDATDTSNAATSRIVSYGVRAKVTVTRPAPGSLIVRLDGARGQLVQVQQQDKKKGWVRVVAYQGDEVRVLTGLVRGQRYRAVVSEQAGVLGVTSPVVLA; the protein is encoded by the coding sequence ATGAGGACACCCCTGCGCCGCGCCGCCTTCGGCGCCATGGCCGCCGGCGTGATCGCGGGCGGAGCCGCCGTGGGACTGCCCGGCTCGGCCCCGTCCACGCACGCCGAAGCGCTGCTTCCCACCACGATCTCGCCCACCCGGCCGGTGCGCGTGGTCAGCACGACGGTCGACGATGAGGGCCGCCCGTCGGTGACCGTCCGCACCGCCACCGACCGCCCGGCCGCCGCCCGCCTGCTGCGGCAGGGCCGCAGCGCCGCCAACGCCGTGGGTGTCGAGGTGGATGCGCCGATGTCCGCGCTCGCCGTCCCGGCCGGCACCGACACGTACCGCGGCAAGCAGTGGAACCTCGACCGGATCGGTGCCGCGGACGCCTGGGAAACGGCGACGGGCAACGGGGTCACCGTCGCTGTGCTCGACACGGGCGTCGACGCCGGCCACCCCGATCTGGCGGGACAGGTGCTGCCCGGAATCGACCTGGTCGCCCGCACCCAGGGCGTCAGCAGCGATCCCCACGGACACGGCACCCACGTAGCTGGCACAATTGCCGCGCTCACCGGCAATGGCGCGGGCGTCGCGGGCGTCGCGCCGGATGCCAAGATCCTGCCGGTGCGCGTGCTGGACGCCGACGGCAACGGCTTCATGTCCACCGCGGCCGCCGGCATCGTGTGGGCCACAGACAACGGCGCCGACATCATCAGCTTGTCGTTCGGCTCGGCCACCCGCACCGCCGCGGTGAGCAGCGCCCTTCAGTACGCGCGGGACGAGGGTGTCCTGGTGGTCGCCGCGGCGGGCAACAGCCGCCTGGCCGGCAACCCGGTCACCTACCCCGCCGCAGACAAGGACGTCCTCGCGGTCGCGGCGACGGACGCGGGCAGCCAGGTCGCCGGGTACTCGGCCCAGGGCACCTATGTGGACGTGGCGGCGCCCGGCAACGACATCGTCAGCACCACGACGGGCGGCGGCTACGCCACCATGTACGGAACGTCGATGGCCGCCGCGCAGGTCTCCGCCGTTGCGGCGCTGGTCAAGAGCGCCGAGCCGACGTTCGGGCCGGACGAGATCGAGGCCGCGCTCGAGTACGCCGCCGTCGACCGAGGAGCCCGCGGCAAGGACCGGGACTTCGGCTGGGGCATCGCCGACGCCGCACGGGCGGTGGAGGCGGCCGGCCTGCTGGCCATGGAGGAGACGCCGGCCCCGGCGCCCACACCGACGCCGACCCGCACGGTGGCCAAGGCGAGCGTGAACATCATCGGCGGCGGCCGGTTCAACGTCGACTACGGCAGGTCGACGACCGCGACCTTCACGGTCAACCTCAAGGGCCGGCCATGGGCCGACCAGGCGGTCAAGGTCTGCACCGCCGACCCCGGGCCGGCCTTCGTCTGCGCCGACACCACCACCGACGGGCGCGGCAAGGTGGCCGTCACCCGGCCCGCGACCGGTCCTTACCAGGTGATGGTCGCAGTGGACGCGACCGACACCAGCAACGCCGCCACCTCTCGGATCGTGAGCTACGGCGTGCGCGCCAAGGTGACCGTGACCCGTCCGGCGCCGGGCTCGCTCATCGTGCGTCTCGACGGTGCCCGCGGACAACTCGTGCAGGTCCAGCAGCAGGACAAGAAGAAGGGCTGGGTCCGGGTCGTCGCCTACCAGGGCGACGAGGTGCGCGTGCTGACCGGGCTCGTCCGGGGCCAGCGATACCGCGCGGTCGTGTCGGAGCAAGCCGGCGTGCTCGGCGTGACCAGCCCGGTCGTCCTCGCCTGA